The Pungitius pungitius chromosome 15, fPunPun2.1, whole genome shotgun sequence nucleotide sequence agagctgaagaAAAGTTTTGTCTTGTGGGAAGGTCTCAGATGAGGAAAACAGAGCGAGTGAATGACCGGGCtaaagagagcagagaggggaggaaaccAATTGTTTTCTGAGGCTGTTTTTTCCACACAAACCTCTGGACGTCTTTGGACATGTACACAGAAGGCTCCCAGACCACGGGACACCACCGATTCATTCAGCACATCAACACCGCGGCCCCCTGCTCCTGCCGGCACTGCGTCCGCCACGAGCAGCCGGCGCACGGCCATCGCGGCGAGACGGGATACCAGCCGGCACCAGCCGGACGGACGGACCGCGGGAGAGACACCCGGGCCCCCGGGGTCAAAGACGCAGCTTCGGTGGCGGCCAGAGGTGGGGGAAGCGGTCGTCGCAGCCCACAGAGGAGGCCTGTGTTCGCAGGGCCGGACCCTCGCAGCCGGGCGGACGGCGTGAGGCAGGCGGGCCCCTGGGATTTGGACCCTGCCCAGTGGAGCTGCCCGCCGGAGCCCGGGGTGAGACACTGCCCGCCTGTCAGAGAACAATGTGGCTGTGTGGCGCGCGGCGACACCAGGGCGCACCCCTTCCACGCCGGGATACCGCACCCTCTCCCCCAtctgcaggtcagaggtcaggggtacAGGCGCCGGAGGACCGTCAGCTACGTCACAGTGGAAGAGGAGGACTGCGGATGCAACTCCGGGGGCCATCATTCGGAGCCACACGATCCCCGTCTTGGTCAGATACGCGCGGCGAATGGCCACTGCGGTCCGAGGGCCGGGTTCtttgagggaggggaggaaacgGATAGCCATCAGGACCGGGGCAGACTAAAGGGAGGACCAGGGGGGGGCTGCAATGGACACGGCGGCCCTCACAAAGGTTTCTTCCCCACGGAAgtcccacaaacacacttgaAGCAGAGACAGAATGGCCCCCGCGTCGTACATCCTGGCATATCCAGTCCGGCGACCAACGGGGACCATCGGAGCCGAGTTTGCGGGGATGTGGCGAAGCAGAAGAGGAGGCAAGACTTGGTGAGGGATAAAATCAGACAGGTGGTGACAGATCTGGAGGATGTGTTGGGGGGTTTGAAGCAAGTTCACGTGGAGATGAAAGAGGTACGAGGGTCCGTTATTACTGATGTTTATTCTTTTCTTCAGGTGCACCTACACTCAGTAGGTGCAGCGTCAGCCTTTtatccacgcccccccccggtTATCGTGACATTTAATGAGACAAACATTGTGTATCAGTGTGTTCCTGAGAACATgtcgctgtgtctgtgtgtgtgtgtgtgtgtgtgtgcgtgtgtgtgtgtgtgtgtgcgtgtgtgtctgtgcatgctGACGGCATGTTTGTGACTCACCTATCAACTATTACCGAAGCTGTGATTGAGAACAATTTGCACTGACCTTTTGCACAACGCTGCAGAAATTGGCAGGGGACCGGCGAGCACATTAAAAAGCCTGGCTTGAGACTGTTACTAAATGCAGCCTCGCTCTTACACTACATACCTTTTGCATGCAGCTGTAAAATAGCTCTGATTCACAGCTGATTGAATCTGTGCAAATCCTGACATTGTACTGAATcaacattacaaataaaataccGCTTTTACCTGCGATTGTGAAGAAATGCTACTTGTTAAAAAGTAGGGGACAGTTTTATCAGCAAAATgtactaaaagtaaaaaactgcAGAAGAAAGCTGTGTCCAATTACTGACATTTAATACATCATAAGATAAAGTTTCCACTGCCGTCCGGACATGTACCGAGTCTCTTCGTTGTCATTCAGGTGGTCCAGCAGATTGATCGCCTCACAGCCAGAATCGACCTCAGCGAGGAGACGTCCTGCATCACTCACGCCGGGGCCTCCGTTAACTTTCACGGCTCAGCTCCTCCAGACGACCTCACGGCGGCCCGGCGGCCCGATCTCAAGTCCGCTCCTGTTCCGGCGAGGCAGCACGTCGACGAAGACCGCGTCATACTAAGAACTAACTCTCCGTCGCCTGTTCACGTGGCGTCGGTCGTCAAGACGAGCCGCTTCACGCCACCCGGCATCGCCAAGGACGCCGACCGCGAAAGGACAGGGGTCAACGGCCACGcggctcccccccaccccctcagaGGCTCCAACCACGTGGGCCAAGCCCACCCTGAGCCCCGCCCACAGAGCCTGG carries:
- the LOC119209543 gene encoding uncharacterized protein LOC119209543; the encoded protein is MISEGSQTTGHHRFIQHINTAAPCSCRHCVRHEQPAHGHRGETGYQPAPAGRTDRGRDTRAPGVKDAASVAARGGGSGRRSPQRRPVFAGPDPRSRADGVRQAGPWDLDPAQWSCPPEPGVRHCPPVREQCGCVARGDTRAHPFHAGIPHPLPHLQVRGQGYRRRRTVSYVTVEEEDCGCNSGGHHSEPHDPRLGQIRAANGHCGPRAGFFEGGEETDSHQDRGRLKGGPGGGCNGHGGPHKGFFPTEVPQTHLKQRQNGPRVVHPGISSPATNGDHRSRVCGDVAKQKRRQDLVRDKIRQVVTDLEDVLGGLKQVHVEMKEVVQQIDRLTARIDLSEETSCITHAGASVNFHGSAPPDDLTAARRPDLKSAPVPARQHVDEDRVILRTNSPSPVHVASVVKTSRFTPPGIAKDADRERTGVNGHAAPPHPLRGSNHVGQAHPEPRPQSLDPKVTVVNSTSSSRTQKPPLYPQNGRCGKGPHLPPRPARTPACPARGCHNASNV